From the Primulina tabacum isolate GXHZ01 chromosome 3, ASM2559414v2, whole genome shotgun sequence genome, one window contains:
- the LOC142539128 gene encoding NAC domain-containing protein 54-like produces MAPVGLPPGFRFHPTDEELVNYYLKKKIQGQEIELDIIPEVDLYKCEPWELAEKSFLPSRDPEWYFFGPRDRKYPNGFRTNRATRAGYWKSTGKDRRVISQNRAIGMKKTLVYYKGRAPQGIRTDWVMHEYRLDDTTSPSCIQDSYALCRVFKKNGLCSEVEDQQGQPSNIPLLDYSQGVVITTEIETMSPEFPLASSSTLCMEEEEDKDDSWMQFITDDVWCGDEVSQVGFSN; encoded by the exons ATGGCTCCAGTGGGATTGCCTCCAGGTTTCAGGTTCCATCCCACTGATGAAGAGCTTGTGAATTATTATCTCAAGAAAAAGATCCAAGGCCAAGAAATCGAACTCGATATCATCCCTGAAGTTGATCTTTACAAGTGTGAGCCATGGGAATTAGCAG AGAAATCTTTCTTGCCAAGTAGGGATCCGGAATGGTATTTTTTTGGGCCAAGGGACCGAAAGTACCCGAACGGATTCAGAACGAATAGGGCAACCCGCGCCGGGTACTGGAAGTCTACTGGGAAAGACAGGAGGGTAATAAGCCAGAATCGAGCCATTGGGATGAAGAAAACACTGGTTTATTACAAGGGTAGAGCTCCACAAGGAATAAGAACCGATTGGGTTATGCACGAGTATCGGCTCGATGACACCACCTCTCCTTCCTGCATCCAG GACTCATACGCTTTATGTCGTGTTTTCAAGAAAAATGGTTTGTGTTCTGAGGTAGAAGACCAGCAAGGGCAGCCTAGTAATATCCCATTGCTCGACTACTCACAAGGAGTCGTCATCACAACCGAGATTGAAACAATGTCACCAGAGTTCCCATTGGCATCATCTTCCACCTTATGCATGGAGGAAGAAGAAGATAAAGATGATTCATGGATGCAGTTTATTACAGATGACGTGTGGTGTGGTGATGAGGTGTCTCAAGTTGGTTTCTCAAACTAA